From a single Nicotiana tabacum cultivar K326 chromosome 8, ASM71507v2, whole genome shotgun sequence genomic region:
- the LOC107802524 gene encoding putative boron transporter 2: MEETFVPLRGIKNDLKGRLLCYKQDWTGGLRAGIRILAPTTYIFFASAIPVISFGEQLERSTDGSITAVQTLASTALCGVIHSIFGGQPLLILGVAEPTVLMYTFMFKFAKDRKDLGPNLFLAWTGWVCVWTAFLLFLLAVLGACSIINRFTRLAGELFGMLIAMLFMQEAIKGLVEEFGIPERENPRQAAFSPSWRFGNGMFALVLSFGLLLSALKSRKARSWRYGTGWFRGFIADYGVPLMVLVWTAVSYIPSHDVPRGIPRRLFSPNPWSPGAYSNWTVVKEMMHVPPLYIVGAFIPATMIAVLYYFDHSVASQLSQQKEFNLKKPSSYHYDLLLLGFLVIICGLLGIPPSNGVIPQSPMHTKSLATLKHQLLRNKLVSTARNSIGKNENLGQLYRSMQEAYNEMQTPLVYQTPSGLGLKELKETTIQQASSTGYIDAPVDETVFDVDKDIDELLPVEVKEQRLSNLLQALMVGACVAAMPILKKIPSSVLWGYFAFMAIESLPGNQFWERILLLFTAPSRRYKVLEENHATFVETVPFKTIAWFTLFQTVYLLLCFGITWIPIAGVLFPMLIMLLVPVRQYLLPKFFKGAHLQDLDAAEYEEAPAIAYNMSFGDQDPQARPACIDSSEILDEIITRSRGEIRNPCSPRVTSSTPTKLEEIKSMNSPQLAQRAYSPRVNVLRGERSPRLTGKGLEIKQTPSPQPSNLGQNGRGPSST, translated from the exons ATGGAAGAAACATTCGTTCCCCTCCGTGGAATCAAGAATGATCTTAAAGGAAGATTGTTATGCTACAAGCAAGATTGGACCGGTGGTCTCCGTGCTGGTATCAG GATCCTGGCTCCAACGACCTACATTTTCTTTGCATCAGCAATTCCTGTTATTTCTTTTGGGGAGCAACTGGAAAGAAGCACTG ATGGAAGTATAACTGCGGTGCAGACTCTTGCTTCAACAGCACTTTGTGGTGTGATCCACTCCATTTTTGGAGGACAGCCACTACTTATACTAGGTGTAGCGGAGCCAACTGTGTTAATGTACACTTTCATGTTCAAGTTTGCAAAAGATCGGAAGGACTTGGGTCCAAATCTCTTCTTAGCCTGGACAGGATG GGTTTGTGTTTGGACCGCCTTTCTGCTTTTCTTGCTAGCAGTTTTGGGTGCCTGCTCTATAATAAACAGATTTACACGTCTGGCTGGTGAATTATTCGGTATGCTCATTGCAATGCTCTTTATGCAGGAAGCTATTAAG GGTTTGGTGGAGGAGTTTGGCATACCAGAGAGAGAAAATCCTCGTCAGGCTGCATTTTCACCTTCCTGGCGCTTTGGAAATGGAATGTTTGCATTAGTTTTATCTTTTGGTCTTCTTCTTTCTGCACTGAAGAGCCGTAAAGCCAGATCCTGGCGCTATGGAACAG GGTGGTTTCGAGGATTTATTGCTGACTACGGTGTCCCACTAATGGTGCTTGTTTGGACGGCTGTATCATACATACCATCCCATGATGTTCCACGAGGGATACCACGGAGGCTTTTCAGCCCCAATCCATGGTCACCTGGAGCTTACTCAAATTGGACAGTTGTCAAG GAAATGATGCATGTTCCTCCTCTATATATTGTGGGAGCTTTTATCCCAGCCACAATGATTGCTGTCCTTTACTATTTTGATCACAGTGTTGCATCTCAACTTTCCCAACAAAAAGAGTTCAATCTAAAGAAACCTTCCTCGTATCACTATGACCTCCTTCTTTTGGGCTTCTTG GTCATAATATGTGGTCTTCTTGGCATTCCTCCTTCAAATGGAGTCATTCCACAATCTCCAATGCATACAAAAAGCTTAGCTACTCTGAAACATCAG CTTTTACGGAATAAGCTTGTATCAACAGCGAGAAACAGCATCGGTAAAAATGAAAATCTTGGCCAATTATATAGGAGCATGCAGGAGGCTTACAATGAAATGCAGACTCCCCTTGTCTATCAAACTCCCTCTGGACTG GGACTGAAAGAGCTAAAAGAGACGACGATTCAACAGGCGTCCAGTACTGGGTACATTGATGCACCAGTCGACGAGACAGTCTTTGATGTAGATAAAGATATCGATGAGCTCTTACCAGTAGAAGTCAAAGAGCAACGTCTAAGCAATCTCCTTCAGGCGTTAATGGTTGGTGCTTGTGTCGCTGCTATGCCCATCTTGAAAAAGATTCCTTCTTCTGTTCTCTGGGGATACTTTGCTTTCATGGCAATTGAAAGTTTGCCGGGAAATCAATTTTGGGAGAGGATATTATTGCTTTTCACTGCACCAAGTCGACGATACAA GGTCTTGGAAGAGAATCATGCAACATTTGTTGAGACAGTACCTTTCAAGACAATTGCCTGGTTCACCTTGTTTCAGACAGTTTATTTGCTCCTGTGTTTCGGCATAACATGGATACCAATAGCTGGTGTCCTTTTCCCAATGTTGATCATGCTGCTTGTCCCAGTGCGCCAGTATTTGCTTCCCAAGTTTTTCAAAGGAGCACATTTGCAAGATTTAGACGCTGCAGAATATGAAGAAGCTCCTGCAATAGCATACAATATGTCCTTTGGA GATCAAGATCCTCAGGCAAGACCTGCCTGCATTGATAGTAGTGAAATTCTTGATGAGATAATCACAAGAAGCCGTGGGGAGATCCGGAATCCATGCAGCCCAAGAGTGACTAGTTCCACTCCCACCAAACTTGAGGAAATCAAGTCTATGAACAGCCCACAGTTAGCACAAAGGGCTTACAGTCCAAGAGTCAATGTACTAAGAGGAGAAAGGAGCCCCAGATTGACTGGCAAGGGACTTGAAATAAAGCAAACTCCTAGCCCCCAGCCATCTAACCTTGGTCAAAATGGTCGTGGTCCGTCTTCTACCTAG